The genomic interval GACGCTGGCGAGCTTGTGGAAGTGGGAGAGAGCCAGTTCACCGGCTTCGTGGGCAATGGCCTCAATTGCGGCTTGCATAATAGTATTCCGTGGTCAGGGACAATCAGATGGAGACGTAGCGGGCGTGGACAGACAGTCCGCCGCTCTCGTTTAGCCTATGGATGTAATAGGCGTAGGGTTCCGAGACGATGCCCGGTTCGGCGTGGGTTTGATCGAGATCGAGGTCGATCTGGAAAGCGGGACTTCCACCAACGGCGGCGAACACGCCGTTCCAGATGGCCTGATAAGGGCGGTGAATGTGCCCGGACAAAATGCGCAGGTTGCCGCTGTAGTTGCGCACGATCTCGCCCAGTTCATCGGCGCCGATGATCAGCGACATATCATCGAGCCCTTTGATGCCGGACGGGAATGCCGGGTGGTGCATCAGGATCAGCGTGAGCCCATCGGTCACCGTTTCCAGTTTGCGGCGCAGCCAGGCGAGTTGCTCGGCGTCGAGCTGGCCGGCAACCTTGCCGTCGATCAGCGTATCGAGCGCAAGGATGCGCACACCACCGACTTCGGCCTCGTAGTGCAGGGTGCTGGCGGAGGTGAATGGCAGATCGCTGAAGGCGGCGCGCAGGGTGTCCCGCTTGTCGTGGTTTCCAGGAATGACGAAGACCGGCACGGTGATCGGGGACAAAATGTCCTTGAGCAGCGCGTAGTCGGCGTCGGAGCCGCCGTCGGTCAGATCGCCGGTAAAGCACACTGCTTCGATCTTGGGCGTGAAAGCGACGAGGTCGGCCACCACCTTGCGCGCGGCCGCTTCGGCGTCGGCACGCACCAGTGACGTTTCGGGCGCACTGGCGAAAACGTGGAAATCGGAGATATGGGCGATAAGCATGATGGGCTCGTGGGTGATGCGATTGATCAGCGGATACCGGCGCGCATGAAACTCTGCACGAACTGGCGTTGGAACAGCAGGAAGGCGATCAGAAGCGGCGCAACCGACAGCAGGGTGGCGGCGGTCACAAGGCTCCAGTCGACGCCCTGTTCGACGGTAGCGAAGACCTGCAGGCCCACGGTGATCGGCCGGGTATCGACCGAATTGGTAACGACGAGCGGCCAGAGGAAGTTGTTCCAGTGATAGCTGACCGTCACCAGCCCATAGGCGATGTAGGTTGGCTTGGCGACCGGCACGAAGACACGCAACAGCACCTGGATCGGGTTGGCCCCTTCAAGCCGCGCGGCTTCTTCGAGTTCCTTGGGCACGCTCTTGAAATTTTGGCGGAACAGGAAAATGCCGAAGGCTGACGCCAGATAGGGCAGGCCCATGGCGAGCGTCGTATCAAGAAGACCCATATTGGCGAGGGTCTTGTAGTTTTCGACCAGCAACACCTCGGGCATGATCATCAACTGGACGAGGACCAGCATGAACAATATCTCCGAGCCGCGGAACGGGAAGCACACAAAGGCATAGGCGGCCATGGTGCAGACGACGAACTGGCAGACCAGAATGAGCGACACCAAAAGGAAGGTGTTGAGGAAGTAGCGCGGGAAGGGCGCAACGCTCAGCACGCGGCTGAAATTTTCCAGCGTCCATGGTGCGAAGAGATCAAACCGCGTCGCGAAGGCGGGCGGGTGAAACGCCGTCCAGATCGCATAGAGCAGGGGCAGGACCCAGATGATGGCGAGGAGCCAGGCGCCAAGCGTGGTCAGCGCGATGATTGGCTTGCTGCGGGATTCCATGCTCATCGGTAGTGGACCTTCTTGTCGGCATAGCCGAACTGGAACAGGGCGATCAGTGCCAGGATGGCCAGAAGCACGACGGTGAGCGCTGCGGCGTAGCTGGTGTCCCAGAAGCTGAAGCCGGTTTGATAGATGTAGAACAGCAGCAGGGTCGTCGCGTTGTCGGGACCGCCCTTGGTCATCGAGATGACGTGGTCGACTAGGCGGAAGGCACCGATGACCGCGTTGATCGACACAAAGAGGGTGGTGGGCATCAGCAAGGGCAGGGTGACGCGACGCAGGATCTGCATTGGGCTGGCGCCTTCAAGGCGCGCAGCTTCGAGCAGGGTCGGCGAAATCTGCTGCAGGGCCGCCAGATAAAAGATCATGAAAAACCCGGCTTCTTTCCAGACCGTGATGACGATCAGGGCCCAAAGCGCGGTGTCGGGCGTGCCGAGCAGGTTGTTTCCGGCAAGACCGAAGGGGCGCAGGAACTGGTCGATCAGGCCATAGTCGGGGGCGTAAAAGAACAGCCAGATATTGGCGACGGCGACCATGGGCAAAACGGTTGGCGTAAAGAACGCCATACGCACCAGCGATTGGCCGCGCAGCTTGGAATTGACCAGCAGGGCCATGCCCAGAGCCAGCGCCATCGACAGCGGAATGGTCGTCACGGCGTAGATGGCGTTGTTGGACATCGCCTTCCAGAACACCGGATCGTTGATCATGACGTCGTAATTATCGAGGCCGACAAACTCGGCAGAGCGCCGGCCCCGAGGTGTTGAAAACAGGCTGTTGATGATCGTTGTCAGGATCGGCTGATAGGTAAAGGTCCAGAGGAGCACTGCTGCG from Devosia sp. 2618 carries:
- a CDS encoding phosphodiesterase, with amino-acid sequence MLIAHISDFHVFASAPETSLVRADAEAAARKVVADLVAFTPKIEAVCFTGDLTDGGSDADYALLKDILSPITVPVFVIPGNHDKRDTLRAAFSDLPFTSASTLHYEAEVGGVRILALDTLIDGKVAGQLDAEQLAWLRRKLETVTDGLTLILMHHPAFPSGIKGLDDMSLIIGADELGEIVRNYSGNLRILSGHIHRPYQAIWNGVFAAVGGSPAFQIDLDLDQTHAEPGIVSEPYAYYIHRLNESGGLSVHARYVSI
- a CDS encoding carbohydrate ABC transporter permease → MESRSKPIIALTTLGAWLLAIIWVLPLLYAIWTAFHPPAFATRFDLFAPWTLENFSRVLSVAPFPRYFLNTFLLVSLILVCQFVVCTMAAYAFVCFPFRGSEILFMLVLVQLMIMPEVLLVENYKTLANMGLLDTTLAMGLPYLASAFGIFLFRQNFKSVPKELEEAARLEGANPIQVLLRVFVPVAKPTYIAYGLVTVSYHWNNFLWPLVVTNSVDTRPITVGLQVFATVEQGVDWSLVTAATLLSVAPLLIAFLLFQRQFVQSFMRAGIR
- a CDS encoding sugar ABC transporter permease, with product MKLSRNALYGSLLLLPAAVLLWTFTYQPILTTIINSLFSTPRGRRSAEFVGLDNYDVMINDPVFWKAMSNNAIYAVTTIPLSMALALGMALLVNSKLRGQSLVRMAFFTPTVLPMVAVANIWLFFYAPDYGLIDQFLRPFGLAGNNLLGTPDTALWALIVITVWKEAGFFMIFYLAALQQISPTLLEAARLEGASPMQILRRVTLPLLMPTTLFVSINAVIGAFRLVDHVISMTKGGPDNATTLLLFYIYQTGFSFWDTSYAAALTVVLLAILALIALFQFGYADKKVHYR